The genomic stretch ACGGTGATGTCATACCAGGCCACGGAAAGGACAAACGCATCGTTGTGATCAAACAACCGGTTGGCGTAGTTGCGGCTATCACCCCTTGGAACTTTCCGATAGCAATGATTACTCGCAAAGTTGCTCCGGCGCTCGCAGCAGGCTGCCCGGTAGTGGTCAAACCCGCCGAAGATACACCTCTCTCCGCATTGGCCATCACCGCACTGGCAGAGGAAGCCGGCGTACCGGCAGGTCTAATCAACATCATCACCTGCTCCAAACCCAACGCTGTCTCTGTCGGTAGTGAGCTGACGGGCAATCCTATCGTGCGGAAAGTTTCGTTTACCGGATCTACGCCGGTCGGGAAGCTACTAATGCGACAAGCGAGCGATACCGTCAAAAAGGTCAGCTTGGAACTCGGAGGTAATGCACCCTTCATTGTTTTCGATGACGCGGATCTCGATGCAGCTGTTGCCGGCCTTATGGCCTCCAAGTACCGCAATACCGGCCAGACCTGCGTCTGCGCCAACAGAGTCTACGTTCAAGCAGGCGTGTACGACGCCTTTGCCGAAAAGCTGAAGGCTGCTGTCAGCAAAATGGTGGTTGGTCCCGGCCTCGAAGGCGAAACCCAGCAGGGCCCCCTTATCAACGATGCGGCGCTCGCGAAGGTTAAGCGGCACATTGAAGACGCTACATCAAAAGGTGCAAAGGTTGCCTTGGGTGGCCGAGCTCACTCCTTAGGCGGAACCTTCTTTGAACCAACAATTCTCACTCACGCTACTCAGGAAATGCTGATCGCCCGAGAGGAGACCTTCGGGCCGGTTGCGCCGTTGTTTAAGTTTGAAACCGACGACGAGGCAATCGCTATGGCAAATGATTCAGAGTTCGGCTTATCGGCCTATTTCTATAGCCGAAATATCCATCGGGTATGGCGCGTAGCGGAAG from Marinobacter adhaerens HP15 encodes the following:
- a CDS encoding NAD-dependent succinate-semialdehyde dehydrogenase, whose translation is MSLELKNRELLREQAYINGQWITAKSGKTFAVNDPANGEQLATVPDMDDTDARAAIEAASAAWPAWRSTPAKERANILRKWFNLLMANQEDLARLMTAEQGKPLAESRGEVGYGASFIEWFAEEAKRAYGDVIPGHGKDKRIVVIKQPVGVVAAITPWNFPIAMITRKVAPALAAGCPVVVKPAEDTPLSALAITALAEEAGVPAGLINIITCSKPNAVSVGSELTGNPIVRKVSFTGSTPVGKLLMRQASDTVKKVSLELGGNAPFIVFDDADLDAAVAGLMASKYRNTGQTCVCANRVYVQAGVYDAFAEKLKAAVSKMVVGPGLEGETQQGPLINDAALAKVKRHIEDATSKGAKVALGGRAHSLGGTFFEPTILTHATQEMLIAREETFGPVAPLFKFETDDEAIAMANDSEFGLSAYFYSRNIHRVWRVAEELESGMIGVNEGIISTEVAPFGGVKESGLGREGSHYGLDEYMELKYLCLGGMK